The following are from one region of the Acidobacteriota bacterium genome:
- a CDS encoding PilZ domain-containing protein — MKDSTKESPAKGSDWTRLLTDPDLVSHLGKLLQTYREVSPEKREQALLTAMREIKDSAVKARAAVASANGAPPAAAVKSAPMPHPQPIDDTPPFEPELFGAQTAQDRRRFARVKCFIAVELHIEGLEGPVWGNLSNVGRGGCFVETATPIPPGRTVGIGLWVANGKIWVKGVILNGIVTRSAPSFGVRVKFSEAELMEKEHLREFLKFIESAARKGQSGNAYVAQLKR; from the coding sequence ATGAAGGATTCGACAAAAGAATCGCCCGCAAAAGGATCGGATTGGACTCGTCTGTTGACCGATCCTGATCTGGTTAGCCACCTCGGCAAACTCTTGCAGACCTACCGCGAGGTGTCTCCCGAGAAGCGTGAGCAGGCTCTGCTCACGGCGATGCGCGAAATCAAGGACTCAGCGGTCAAGGCTCGTGCCGCGGTCGCGAGCGCAAACGGTGCACCGCCCGCCGCTGCAGTTAAGTCGGCGCCCATGCCTCATCCGCAACCGATCGACGACACGCCTCCTTTTGAACCCGAATTGTTTGGCGCACAAACCGCGCAGGATCGTCGCCGGTTTGCGCGCGTGAAATGCTTTATCGCGGTCGAACTGCACATCGAAGGACTGGAAGGGCCCGTGTGGGGCAATCTTTCCAACGTGGGCCGAGGCGGTTGCTTCGTCGAAACCGCCACACCGATTCCTCCCGGTCGAACCGTGGGGATTGGGTTGTGGGTCGCCAACGGAAAAATCTGGGTCAAGGGCGTCATCCTCAATGGGATCGTCACACGTAGCGCGCCCTCGTTTGGCGTGCGCGTGAAATTCTCCGAAGCGGAATTGATGGAGAAAGAACATCTGCGTGAATTCCTCAAGTTCATCGAAAGCGCTGCCCGCAAAGGACAAAGCGGCAATGCGTACGTTGCGCAACTGAAGCGCTAA
- a CDS encoding DUF1800 domain-containing protein, with amino-acid sequence MLSIIAKKRIQLGLALLVGLSAALTGCGIIGGDHSSNSVVVSPSSAEVRAGDTLQFSAQVNGGGNAPTAGSAPTGGPGPDGHRKNFMGKVQAQSNADAQVQWSVNGIAGGNATVGTISDAGLYTAPAALPDPTSVQVTATNVADMTSGDAAVTLENPVPAVQSVQPDPVNVGAVTLTVNGSKFVKGAQVFWKSTALTTTFVSASKLTATGTAAQSDIGKVPITVKNPDPGAVTSKTAYSLTVNAPLNIQVKVTPATAQVRTGVKQQFSATVTGTSNTAVTWSVSGVAGGNATLGMVDTGGMYTAPASVPNSNPVSVTATSVADSRAAASGAATIFNPVPVLTAVAPTTVNVGNFTLTATGSKFVNGAVVVFGGQFLTTTFNNSTQLTASGTATDQQVGTVQVTVQNPNPGSANSNALPVQVSAQGNQVTAAAAARFLEQSSWGPTQQTIAQVQGAGFKGFLTQQFSAPAVSYKTPGPNDDLRFVQKQFFVNAAQGQDQLRQRVAFALNEIMVVSARKIGDPSAFSLWMNMMQTDSFGNFSTLLKDVTLSPAMGNYLDMANNDGCNGCSPNENYAREVMQLFTIGLVQLNPDGTPQTDGSGNPIPTYSQDTIEGFAHTFTGWSYPPQPGKSPQFYSDRYYSGPMLPFDNHHDKGAKLLLNGVSLSAGGTAQADLDAALANIFNHPNVGPFISKQLIQKLVMSNPSPDYVSRVAQVFNDNGSGVRGDMKAVISAILLDPEARRGDDPAQVQSSDGHLKEPLLQMISVMRALNATTDGDNLMYYGSDMRQEPFNSTTVFNFYPPNYVIPGTQLLGPEFKILNTSTTISRINFVNDIVYGSVGQNTKTDISSYVAVAGDVNKLLDLVSSVMLHGQMSDSMRSTLVSTITPITDTKRRAKAALYLVGSSSQAQVQH; translated from the coding sequence ATGCTCAGCATAATCGCGAAGAAGCGAATCCAACTCGGACTGGCTCTTCTTGTTGGTCTGAGCGCGGCGCTCACAGGTTGCGGAATTATCGGAGGCGATCACTCCAGCAACAGTGTCGTCGTCTCGCCGTCGAGTGCTGAAGTTCGCGCCGGTGACACTCTGCAATTCAGCGCACAGGTAAACGGCGGTGGAAACGCGCCGACAGCGGGCTCAGCCCCTACCGGTGGTCCCGGGCCCGATGGCCACCGCAAGAATTTCATGGGCAAAGTCCAGGCGCAGTCGAATGCAGATGCCCAGGTGCAGTGGTCAGTCAATGGAATTGCCGGCGGCAATGCGACGGTCGGAACAATCAGCGATGCAGGTTTGTATACGGCACCAGCCGCGCTCCCCGACCCAACATCCGTGCAAGTCACCGCGACGAACGTTGCCGATATGACATCCGGTGACGCGGCGGTCACGCTCGAGAATCCAGTGCCGGCCGTGCAAAGCGTGCAGCCGGATCCCGTCAACGTGGGCGCCGTTACTTTGACCGTCAACGGTTCGAAGTTTGTAAAAGGCGCGCAAGTTTTCTGGAAGAGCACCGCGCTGACCACGACATTTGTTTCCGCAAGCAAGCTCACTGCGACCGGGACTGCCGCTCAGTCTGATATCGGCAAAGTGCCGATCACGGTGAAGAATCCGGATCCCGGGGCGGTTACTTCGAAGACTGCTTACTCGCTGACGGTGAATGCCCCGCTCAACATCCAGGTGAAAGTAACGCCGGCAACGGCGCAGGTTCGAACCGGCGTGAAGCAACAATTTTCTGCGACGGTCACCGGGACCAGCAATACAGCGGTGACGTGGTCAGTGAGCGGCGTTGCCGGCGGAAACGCGACGCTCGGCATGGTGGATACGGGTGGCATGTACACGGCACCGGCGAGTGTTCCGAATTCAAATCCAGTGAGTGTAACTGCGACCAGTGTCGCCGATAGCCGCGCCGCCGCATCCGGCGCGGCTACCATTTTCAATCCCGTTCCCGTGCTGACGGCCGTTGCTCCCACTACCGTCAATGTCGGCAATTTCACGTTGACGGCAACCGGTTCGAAATTCGTCAACGGGGCAGTGGTTGTTTTCGGTGGACAATTTCTCACGACAACGTTCAATAACTCCACGCAACTCACCGCCTCCGGAACCGCTACGGACCAGCAAGTGGGCACGGTGCAGGTGACGGTGCAGAATCCGAATCCGGGTTCGGCGAATTCGAACGCGCTCCCGGTACAAGTTTCCGCGCAAGGCAATCAGGTGACGGCCGCTGCTGCCGCGCGGTTCCTTGAACAATCGAGTTGGGGACCAACCCAGCAGACGATCGCGCAAGTCCAGGGCGCCGGTTTCAAAGGCTTCCTGACACAGCAATTCAGTGCGCCGGCTGTTTCCTACAAGACGCCTGGTCCGAACGACGATCTGCGTTTCGTGCAGAAACAGTTTTTCGTGAACGCCGCGCAGGGGCAGGATCAGCTGCGCCAGCGCGTTGCCTTCGCCCTGAACGAGATCATGGTGGTGTCGGCGCGCAAGATCGGCGATCCAAGCGCCTTCTCGTTGTGGATGAACATGATGCAGACCGATTCCTTCGGGAATTTCTCGACGTTGTTGAAGGACGTCACGCTGAGTCCGGCGATGGGCAACTATCTCGACATGGCCAACAACGACGGCTGCAACGGATGTTCGCCCAATGAAAATTACGCCCGCGAAGTGATGCAGCTGTTCACCATCGGGCTCGTGCAGCTCAATCCGGACGGCACGCCCCAGACCGATGGCTCGGGCAATCCAATCCCAACTTACTCGCAGGACACCATCGAAGGATTTGCGCACACCTTCACGGGCTGGTCGTATCCGCCCCAGCCGGGAAAGAGTCCGCAGTTCTACTCCGACCGCTACTACAGCGGCCCGATGCTTCCTTTCGACAACCATCACGACAAAGGAGCCAAGCTGCTATTGAACGGCGTCAGCCTGTCGGCAGGCGGAACCGCGCAAGCTGACCTCGATGCCGCGCTCGCGAATATTTTCAATCATCCGAACGTGGGACCGTTCATCTCGAAGCAGCTGATCCAGAAGCTGGTGATGAGCAACCCGAGCCCGGACTATGTGTCGCGTGTTGCGCAGGTGTTCAACGACAACGGCAGCGGAGTGCGTGGAGACATGAAGGCAGTGATCAGCGCGATCCTGCTCGATCCCGAAGCGCGCCGCGGTGACGATCCCGCACAGGTGCAGTCTAGCGACGGCCATTTGAAGGAGCCGTTGCTCCAAATGATTAGCGTCATGCGGGCACTGAACGCGACTACCGATGGCGACAACCTCATGTACTACGGCAGCGACATGCGCCAGGAACCGTTCAACTCGACGACCGTATTCAATTTCTATCCGCCAAACTACGTGATTCCGGGCACGCAGCTGCTGGGACCGGAATTCAAGATCCTGAATACCAGCACGACGATTTCACGCATCAACTTCGTGAATGACATCGTGTACGGCAGCGTGGGGCAGAACACGAAGACAGATATTTCCAGTTACGTTGCGGTTGCGGGCGACGTCAACAAACTACTCGACCTGGTGTCGAGCGTCATGCTGCATGGCCAGATGTCCGATAGCATGCGCAGCACGCTGGTCAGCACCATTACACCGATTACCGACACAAAACGCCGAGCGAAGGCGGCTCTTTACCTGGTGGGCAGTTCGTCCCAGGCGCAAGTGCAACATTGA
- a CDS encoding DUF1501 domain-containing protein codes for MPRRMSRRDFLHKTCCVATAGVAAASFSRLGLINAMAQTGSDYKALVCVFLFGGNDANNLIVPLSSSDYANYAKVRAGLALAQGNLLPVTPPSIGSPFGFHPKLAELRNLFNSGQVALLTNVGTLIRPTTRDQYLRGQVAVPENLYSHSDQQQQMQTATLDKFAEVGWGGRLADKIQSQFGGNFPVVISLAGSNVFAEGLVVRPIESSGDPTRLLSGFNGSGEDNARLAALQNLLTFDTGLSLIQSSSTITSNAVQDSQTLAAALAQGTPLATPFPQTNLGNQLKQVAQIIQVRSALGLSRQIFFVSIDGFDTHEGQLAQQDSLFQNLSQSMNAFYQATVEMSVPQQVTSFTMSDFSRTFSPDSTAGTDHAWGSHHMIAGGAVAGGDFYGKFPTQVLSGPDDATDEGRWIPTTSLDQYGATLAQWFGVAPSDLPSIFPNLPNFTNPTLGFIGTGARQSKRTKA; via the coding sequence ATGCCCCGACGAATGTCACGACGAGATTTTCTGCATAAGACTTGCTGTGTGGCCACGGCAGGCGTAGCCGCGGCCAGCTTCAGTCGGCTCGGCCTCATTAATGCCATGGCCCAGACCGGCTCGGACTACAAGGCGCTGGTCTGCGTCTTCCTGTTTGGCGGCAATGATGCCAACAATCTGATCGTGCCCCTCAGCAGCAGCGACTATGCCAACTACGCCAAGGTCCGAGCGGGCCTCGCGCTCGCGCAGGGCAATCTCCTGCCGGTCACACCCCCAAGCATTGGTTCGCCGTTCGGCTTCCACCCGAAGCTCGCGGAACTGCGAAACCTGTTTAATTCGGGGCAAGTCGCGCTGCTCACCAACGTCGGCACGCTGATTCGTCCGACGACGCGCGACCAGTATTTACGCGGCCAGGTCGCGGTTCCCGAGAATCTTTACTCGCACTCCGACCAGCAGCAGCAGATGCAGACGGCCACACTCGACAAGTTTGCCGAGGTCGGTTGGGGCGGACGTTTGGCGGACAAGATCCAATCGCAATTCGGCGGAAATTTTCCTGTCGTAATTTCGCTGGCGGGCAGCAACGTATTTGCGGAAGGGCTTGTCGTCCGGCCGATTGAATCCAGCGGTGACCCGACGCGCCTGCTCTCCGGCTTCAACGGATCGGGCGAAGACAACGCACGTCTCGCCGCGCTGCAAAACCTGCTGACATTCGATACGGGTCTGTCGTTGATCCAGTCTTCGAGTACGATCACGTCCAACGCGGTGCAGGACAGCCAGACGCTTGCCGCCGCGCTGGCGCAGGGCACGCCGCTCGCGACTCCATTTCCACAAACCAACCTCGGCAATCAGTTGAAGCAGGTCGCACAGATTATTCAAGTGCGGTCGGCCCTGGGGTTGTCACGCCAGATATTTTTCGTCTCGATCGACGGCTTCGACACTCACGAGGGCCAGCTGGCACAGCAGGACAGCCTTTTCCAGAATCTCAGCCAGTCGATGAATGCGTTCTACCAGGCGACCGTGGAAATGAGTGTGCCGCAGCAGGTGACGAGTTTCACGATGTCCGATTTCAGCCGCACGTTCTCGCCGGACAGCACGGCTGGCACCGATCACGCGTGGGGCAGTCATCACATGATCGCGGGAGGCGCCGTGGCGGGCGGAGACTTCTACGGCAAGTTCCCAACGCAGGTGTTGAGTGGACCCGACGATGCCACCGATGAAGGACGATGGATTCCGACGACATCGCTTGATCAGTATGGAGCGACGCTGGCACAGTGGTTTGGAGTCGCCCCGTCGGACTTGCCGTCGATCTTTCCGAATCTGCCGAACTTCACGAACCCAACGTTGGGCTTTATCGGGACAGGAGCGCGGCAGTCAAAGCGAACGAAGGCGTGA
- a CDS encoding AsmA family protein, with product MKTALKIIGVVVVVLIVAALALPFLINVNSFRPQIESRLTDALGRPVKVGNLSLSILSGGVGADELSIADDPKFSNAPFIKAKSLKVGLEMMPLIFSKQLNVTEIVISEPEIALLRNQAGVWNFSSLASSSEKNKPAEKSSSPSNLSVGKLELTNGKISFGSIPSKRKPIVYDKVDILVRNLSLTSAFPLTVSLALPGGGSLKLDGTLGPINSNDVSLSPLQAKLDIKKLDMSQSALVDPNSGISGLADFEGSVASDGHAVKADGTLKTTNLKLTPKGAPSARPIQVQFVVEHNLQTEAGRIVRGDVAMGKALAKLTGTYDTHGEATSIRTKLLGQNMPVDELEAVLPAVGVVLPPGSQLNGGTLSLDLDSVGPVDKLVTTGSVKLSNSELSGFNLGSKMSAISALSGKQTGNDTSIQNLSSDVRVAPEGTKLDKISLVIPALGTVNGAGTVSPGGALNFNMAANLTGGAVTGLTQIAGLGGKGTGSIPFMIQGTTSNPTFVPDVKGIVGGQLKGLLGGVKAGAPNQNNPIDALTGLFGKKKKN from the coding sequence GTGAAAACCGCACTCAAGATCATCGGTGTCGTGGTTGTCGTGCTGATCGTGGCCGCGCTTGCGCTGCCGTTCCTTATTAACGTAAATAGTTTCCGTCCGCAGATCGAATCTCGCTTGACGGACGCCCTTGGGCGGCCGGTCAAGGTCGGCAATCTCAGCCTGAGTATCCTTTCCGGCGGAGTCGGCGCGGATGAACTCTCCATCGCGGACGATCCCAAGTTCAGCAATGCCCCATTCATCAAAGCGAAGTCCCTGAAAGTCGGCCTCGAAATGATGCCACTCATCTTCAGCAAGCAACTCAACGTCACCGAGATCGTAATTAGCGAACCCGAAATCGCGCTCCTGCGCAACCAGGCGGGCGTGTGGAATTTCTCTTCGCTCGCGAGTTCCAGCGAAAAAAACAAACCCGCGGAAAAATCGTCCAGCCCGAGCAATCTGAGTGTAGGCAAGCTCGAGTTGACCAACGGGAAGATTTCTTTCGGATCGATTCCGTCCAAGCGCAAGCCGATTGTGTACGACAAGGTCGACATCCTGGTGCGCAATCTCAGTTTGACGAGCGCCTTCCCACTCACGGTGTCGCTCGCATTGCCCGGCGGCGGCAGCCTGAAACTCGATGGCACCCTCGGCCCAATCAATTCCAATGATGTCTCGCTTTCTCCGTTGCAAGCGAAATTGGATATTAAGAAACTGGACATGTCGCAATCGGCTCTGGTCGATCCCAACTCCGGCATTAGCGGACTCGCTGACTTTGAGGGCTCCGTCGCATCCGACGGCCATGCGGTCAAGGCGGACGGAACGTTGAAAACCACGAACTTGAAATTGACCCCGAAAGGCGCGCCTTCCGCCCGGCCCATCCAGGTGCAGTTCGTAGTCGAACATAATCTCCAGACCGAAGCTGGCCGCATTGTGCGAGGCGACGTCGCCATGGGAAAAGCCCTGGCGAAACTCACGGGCACGTATGACACGCACGGTGAAGCAACGTCGATCCGCACCAAACTTCTTGGCCAGAACATGCCAGTGGATGAGTTGGAAGCGGTACTTCCTGCAGTTGGAGTTGTTCTTCCTCCCGGTTCGCAATTGAACGGCGGGACGCTCTCGCTTGATCTGGATTCCGTCGGTCCAGTCGACAAGCTGGTCACCACCGGCTCTGTAAAGTTAAGCAATTCAGAACTCTCCGGCTTCAACCTGGGATCGAAGATGTCCGCCATCTCGGCGCTGTCAGGAAAGCAAACTGGCAACGACACCAGCATTCAGAACCTGAGTTCAGACGTTCGCGTAGCACCCGAAGGAACGAAACTGGACAAGATCAGCCTCGTGATTCCCGCACTGGGTACGGTTAACGGCGCCGGTACAGTAAGTCCGGGTGGCGCGCTCAACTTCAACATGGCTGCCAATCTCACTGGTGGCGCGGTGACCGGCCTCACGCAGATCGCTGGACTTGGCGGCAAAGGCACCGGCAGCATTCCATTCATGATTCAAGGCACTACCTCGAATCCGACGTTCGTGCCGGACGTGAAAGGCATCGTCGGCGGCCAACTCAAGGGCTTGCTGGGCGGCGTGAAAGCGGGCGCTCCCAATCAAAATAATCCGATCGATGCGCTCACCGGATTATTTGGCAAAAAGAAGAAGAACTAA
- a CDS encoding M20/M25/M40 family metallo-hydrolase: protein MEVARIAAPPFGEAARSTWLADRFREIGLSDVEVDKVGNVFAIHPGYGSRYVALSAHIDTVFPATTPLNIRQQGSKLFGPGVSDNGAGIAAMLGIAHALQAARIPHALPFVFIGNVGEEGEGDLRGMRHVFATPRWDKAIAYSVVVDGAGSDTIVAEALGSRRFEVIVRGPGGHSWSDFGSPNPIIVLARTIDCFSETPVPMSPKTTFNVGVIRGGTSVNSIPESASMRVDLRSTSMAEIDRLEGSLRRALERAVKMENEDASQNAMRKPQAVHSEVVEIGNRPAGELATDARVFKVIRAVDAHLGNTAQVQRASTDANIPLSLGREAIAIGGGGAGGGAHTLQEWFDCNGRDLGLKRILLTMLTLAGSGE, encoded by the coding sequence ATGGAAGTGGCGCGAATCGCGGCACCCCCGTTTGGCGAGGCGGCTCGCAGTACGTGGCTTGCCGACCGTTTTCGCGAGATCGGACTGAGCGACGTTGAAGTCGACAAGGTGGGAAACGTTTTTGCGATCCATCCCGGATACGGTAGCCGTTACGTCGCGCTGAGCGCACATATCGACACCGTGTTTCCCGCGACAACCCCACTGAATATCCGGCAACAGGGAAGCAAGTTATTCGGGCCCGGGGTCTCCGACAACGGAGCGGGCATCGCGGCCATGCTCGGTATTGCCCATGCGCTACAGGCGGCGCGGATTCCGCACGCCCTGCCGTTTGTCTTTATCGGAAATGTTGGCGAGGAAGGCGAAGGCGACTTGCGCGGCATGCGGCACGTATTTGCGACGCCTCGCTGGGACAAGGCGATTGCCTACAGCGTGGTGGTGGACGGAGCCGGTTCCGACACCATCGTCGCGGAGGCGCTCGGCAGCCGGCGTTTTGAAGTAATCGTCCGCGGTCCGGGCGGGCACTCGTGGAGCGACTTTGGATCGCCCAATCCCATCATTGTGCTGGCTCGCACGATTGATTGCTTCAGCGAAACTCCGGTTCCCATGTCGCCCAAGACGACATTTAATGTGGGAGTGATCCGAGGCGGGACGTCGGTGAATTCCATTCCTGAATCCGCCAGCATGCGGGTCGATTTGCGTTCCACGTCCATGGCGGAGATCGACCGGCTTGAAGGCTCACTACGTCGCGCGCTCGAGCGGGCCGTCAAAATGGAAAACGAGGATGCATCGCAAAATGCCATGCGGAAACCGCAGGCAGTGCACAGTGAAGTGGTCGAGATCGGGAACCGGCCGGCGGGCGAACTTGCAACCGATGCACGGGTGTTCAAAGTCATTCGTGCGGTGGATGCGCATCTCGGCAACACGGCTCAGGTGCAGCGTGCTTCCACGGACGCAAATATCCCGCTTTCATTGGGCCGCGAAGCCATCGCCATCGGCGGAGGCGGCGCGGGTGGCGGTGCGCACACGTTGCAAGAATGGTTCGACTGTAACGGAAGAGACCTTGGATTGAAACGCATCCTGCTTACAATGCTCACACTGGCCGGAAGTGGAGAATAA
- a CDS encoding amidohydrolase has translation MRTVLILAASLVVSVSAQNAPDKPKADIIFTHGNVYTGSMDPTSLAATQRGDSVAIRGDRILAVGSREEVLKTKGPDTKIVDLAGHFVMPGFNDAHVHMAHAGQEKSNVNLLGTKTLDEFRNRVLAGVAKAAPGEWIVGGGWDETLWPVKVMPTRWDLDEVASGHPIYLDRVDGHVGVASTRALQLASITVASKEPAGGKIDRDEAGTPNGILRETARDAVRTVIPKPSHDKLRQAIELALADMASHGVTSAQDNSSWEDFKIYEELEKEGKLTARISEWLPFSDSLESLNRKRSSHPANDNMLHTGMLKGMMDGSLGAKTAALLEPYNDDPKNSGLPQYDAAKLNAMASERVLAGYQLGFHAIGDQAAQLSLDAFADAQKFAKENKVKGADGGNDYRLRIEHAQVTSPQQIVRFKELKVIASMQPSHLLTDMNWAESRLGTKRAEHSYAWAEFLKRGVVLAFGTDYPVEPVTPFRGLYVAVTRQNESGKKTYYPEQKISIEQAIAAYTMGSAFAEFAEKQKGKLEPGMLADFVVLDRDITSVPAAKILETKVLRTVVGGKTVFEAEKTGQK, from the coding sequence ATGCGAACTGTATTGATACTCGCCGCAAGCCTGGTCGTGAGCGTGTCCGCACAGAACGCGCCGGACAAGCCCAAGGCTGACATCATCTTCACGCACGGCAACGTTTATACGGGCAGCATGGATCCAACTTCCCTGGCCGCTACCCAGCGGGGGGACTCCGTGGCCATTCGCGGTGATCGCATTCTTGCGGTTGGATCTCGCGAGGAAGTTCTCAAGACCAAGGGGCCGGACACCAAGATCGTCGATCTGGCGGGCCACTTCGTGATGCCCGGATTCAATGACGCGCATGTCCATATGGCTCACGCCGGGCAAGAAAAGTCGAACGTGAATTTGCTCGGTACGAAGACTCTGGACGAATTCCGCAACCGCGTTCTCGCCGGAGTGGCGAAAGCCGCGCCCGGAGAATGGATCGTGGGCGGAGGATGGGACGAAACTCTCTGGCCGGTCAAGGTCATGCCCACGCGCTGGGACCTCGATGAGGTCGCGTCCGGCCACCCCATTTATCTGGATCGCGTGGATGGACACGTTGGAGTCGCCAGCACGCGCGCCCTGCAACTGGCCAGCATTACCGTAGCCAGCAAAGAACCTGCCGGAGGGAAGATCGATCGCGACGAAGCGGGAACGCCGAACGGAATTCTGCGGGAAACGGCGCGGGATGCGGTCCGGACAGTGATTCCCAAACCCAGCCACGACAAACTACGGCAGGCGATTGAACTCGCTCTGGCCGATATGGCCAGCCACGGCGTTACATCCGCGCAGGACAACTCAAGTTGGGAAGATTTCAAGATTTACGAAGAGCTTGAAAAGGAAGGAAAGCTAACCGCGCGCATCTCAGAGTGGTTGCCGTTCAGCGACTCCCTGGAGAGCCTGAACCGCAAGCGCAGTTCTCATCCAGCCAATGACAACATGCTGCATACCGGCATGCTGAAAGGCATGATGGACGGCTCGCTGGGAGCGAAAACTGCTGCGTTGCTGGAGCCGTACAACGACGATCCCAAGAATTCGGGCCTGCCTCAATACGACGCCGCCAAGCTGAATGCGATGGCCTCGGAGCGCGTGCTCGCCGGCTACCAGTTGGGCTTTCATGCGATCGGGGATCAAGCCGCGCAACTCTCCCTGGATGCTTTTGCGGATGCGCAGAAGTTCGCAAAAGAAAACAAGGTGAAGGGCGCCGACGGTGGAAATGACTATCGCCTGCGCATTGAGCATGCCCAGGTCACTTCGCCGCAGCAGATAGTGCGCTTCAAGGAACTGAAAGTAATCGCCTCCATGCAGCCCAGTCACCTGCTGACCGATATGAACTGGGCGGAGTCGCGCCTGGGAACGAAACGGGCGGAACATTCTTATGCCTGGGCGGAATTCCTGAAGCGAGGAGTTGTGCTCGCTTTCGGAACAGACTATCCCGTCGAACCGGTGACGCCCTTCCGTGGACTGTATGTGGCGGTGACCAGGCAGAACGAAAGCGGCAAGAAGACCTACTATCCCGAGCAGAAGATCAGCATCGAGCAAGCGATCGCCGCGTACACAATGGGGTCGGCATTCGCAGAGTTTGCCGAGAAACAAAAAGGCAAGCTGGAGCCTGGAATGCTCGCCGACTTCGTCGTTCTGGATCGCGATATCACGTCCGTGCCTGCAGCCAAGATTCTCGAAACGAAAGTTCTCCGCACGGTAGTGGGCGGCAAGACGGTCTTCGAAGCTGAAAAGACAGGTCAGAAGTAA
- a CDS encoding Do family serine endopeptidase: protein MESRESAFWVRFKAKRWAYTLTILATLTVGILVGTIVSSGVKGKEGQTGSDATPLTIPAAQQHANEFSKISKQLEPSVVNINTESTIKSPKRRGRAPQADPGDQGGGGDDNGGFQDFFDKFFGGQGGADGGNVRQRSLGSGVIVDPKGYIVTNRHVVEKADRIRVKLQDEPPAAPGHDAKLIGMDQETDLAVIKIETDRPLPVAKLGNSDSMEVGDWVLAIGSPFGLQETVTAGIVSAKGRNIVPNRQFQSFIQTDAAINPGNSGGPLVNMNGEVIGINTAILTETSSYAGVGFAMPSNTVAQVYNQLVGPDHRVSRGSIGIEFAAQPNPAIARIYGSGVTVSNVVAGSPAETAGLKIGDTITSVDGKELKSGDELVADIAARKPGTKAKLNFVRNGKKQDTTVTIADRSKLFASRLGDEEEGQGAEEPKPSKTGITVRAITPEIADRLNIPANKGVVVQDVKQGSFAEDVGLNRGDVILEVNKQPVNSADDFTNIESSMKSGQDMVFLVRPRGSRAQDGTIFLAGTLP, encoded by the coding sequence ATGGAATCGCGCGAAAGCGCCTTTTGGGTGCGCTTCAAGGCCAAGCGCTGGGCGTACACCCTCACGATTTTGGCGACACTGACTGTCGGCATTCTGGTTGGAACGATTGTTTCGTCTGGGGTAAAAGGCAAAGAGGGGCAGACTGGGTCCGATGCCACTCCTTTGACGATTCCCGCGGCGCAGCAGCATGCCAATGAGTTTTCGAAGATTTCCAAGCAACTCGAGCCGAGCGTCGTGAACATCAACACCGAATCGACGATCAAAAGCCCGAAGCGACGCGGACGCGCTCCGCAGGCCGATCCTGGAGATCAGGGTGGTGGCGGCGACGACAACGGCGGTTTCCAGGATTTCTTTGATAAATTTTTCGGCGGCCAGGGCGGAGCCGATGGTGGCAACGTTCGCCAGCGTTCACTCGGTTCAGGCGTGATTGTGGACCCCAAGGGATACATTGTCACGAACCGCCACGTGGTCGAAAAAGCCGATCGCATCCGCGTGAAGTTGCAGGATGAACCGCCTGCCGCGCCGGGCCATGATGCCAAGTTGATTGGCATGGACCAGGAAACGGATCTGGCTGTGATCAAGATCGAAACCGATCGCCCTCTTCCCGTCGCAAAGCTCGGCAACTCCGACAGCATGGAAGTTGGCGACTGGGTGCTGGCAATCGGTAGTCCCTTTGGATTGCAGGAAACGGTGACTGCGGGAATCGTGTCCGCGAAGGGACGCAACATTGTCCCCAACCGCCAGTTCCAGTCGTTCATTCAGACCGATGCTGCGATCAACCCGGGTAACTCCGGCGGCCCGCTTGTCAACATGAATGGTGAGGTGATCGGCATCAACACCGCGATCCTCACGGAAACCAGTTCCTACGCAGGCGTTGGTTTCGCGATGCCCTCGAATACCGTGGCCCAGGTCTACAACCAGCTGGTTGGACCGGACCACCGCGTTTCGCGTGGTTCGATTGGTATCGAGTTCGCAGCGCAACCGAATCCGGCGATTGCTCGCATCTACGGATCGGGCGTGACCGTATCGAACGTGGTTGCCGGCAGTCCCGCGGAAACCGCTGGCCTCAAGATCGGCGACACGATTACTTCCGTCGACGGCAAAGAATTGAAGTCGGGCGACGAACTGGTGGCAGATATCGCCGCCCGCAAGCCTGGGACAAAGGCGAAGCTCAACTTTGTCCGCAACGGAAAGAAGCAGGACACCACCGTTACGATCGCAGACCGCTCCAAGCTTTTCGCTTCCCGCTTAGGCGATGAAGAGGAAGGGCAAGGCGCGGAAGAACCGAAGCCCAGCAAGACGGGAATTACGGTTCGCGCGATCACTCCGGAAATTGCGGATCGCCTGAACATTCCCGCCAACAAAGGCGTGGTCGTCCAGGACGTGAAGCAAGGGTCATTCGCCGAGGATGTCGGTTTGAACCGGGGCGATGTGATCCTCGAAGTGAACAAACAGCCTGTCAACAGTGCTGACGATTTCACGAATATCGAGTCGTCGATGAAGAGTGGACAGGATATGGTGTTCCTGGTTCGGCCGCGTGGTTCGCGGGCACAGGATGGAACGATCTTCCTGGCCGGAACACTTCCGTAA